A DNA window from Streptomyces sp. B21-083 contains the following coding sequences:
- a CDS encoding acyl-CoA dehydrogenase family protein has protein sequence MEREEFTLVRDMLRSFATRFRADSPDDVEPSTRATAQRALDELGLTDLRRTSPPAATVQECALLAEEHGRQPLTTSLLGTVLLAPELLRLLAADERPESPHGARPTIALARDLRFPGSAAATNCVAWDCEGADGALYVDAEGGVTHVEPGPPAPTADLLRGVRRASAAGRPVGRLTPQAHQRWQAYALVVVASELVGAARSFVEQSVAYARERHQYGRPIGSFQAVQHLLADASALAEACTSATRYAAWSLDNEPPDRALTAARVAKAEVNASAVEAVYAGMQVFGGIAQTWEHVAHLYLRRILVGATLLATTADLLPALAAPEADPTIAREATR, from the coding sequence GTGGAACGCGAGGAGTTCACACTGGTCCGCGACATGCTGCGGTCGTTCGCGACCCGCTTCCGCGCGGACTCGCCCGACGACGTCGAGCCAAGCACGCGCGCCACCGCACAGCGGGCACTCGACGAACTCGGCCTGACGGACCTCCGCCGCACCTCGCCGCCTGCCGCCACCGTGCAGGAGTGCGCCCTACTCGCCGAGGAGCACGGCCGGCAGCCACTGACCACGTCCCTGCTCGGCACCGTACTGCTCGCTCCCGAACTGCTGCGGCTCCTCGCCGCCGACGAGCGGCCCGAATCCCCCCACGGCGCCCGGCCCACCATCGCCCTGGCCCGTGATCTGCGCTTTCCCGGCTCCGCCGCGGCGACGAACTGCGTCGCCTGGGACTGCGAGGGAGCCGACGGTGCGCTGTACGTCGACGCCGAGGGAGGCGTGACGCACGTCGAGCCAGGGCCACCCGCACCGACCGCGGACCTGCTGCGCGGCGTACGGCGGGCCTCCGCCGCAGGTCGGCCCGTCGGCCGGCTAACCCCACAGGCGCATCAGCGCTGGCAGGCGTACGCCCTGGTCGTCGTGGCGAGCGAACTCGTGGGCGCGGCCCGCTCGTTCGTCGAGCAGAGCGTCGCCTACGCCCGCGAGCGTCATCAGTACGGACGGCCGATCGGCTCCTTCCAGGCCGTGCAGCACCTGCTCGCCGACGCCTCCGCCCTCGCGGAGGCCTGCACCAGCGCCACCCGCTACGCCGCCTGGTCCCTGGACAACGAACCGCCCGACCGTGCGCTGACCGCGGCCCGCGTGGCCAAGGCGGAGGTCAACGCCTCGGCCGTGGAGGCGGTGTACGCCGGAATGCAGGTGTTCGGCGGGATCGCCCAGACCTGGGAGCACGTGGCCCACCTGTACCTGCGCCGGATCCTCGTCGGAGCCACACTGCTGGCGACCACCGCCGACCTGCTGCCCGCCCTGGCGGCACCGGAGGCGGACCCCACGATTGCCCGGGAGGCGACACGATGA
- a CDS encoding acyl-CoA dehydrogenase family protein — protein sequence MDFELTEDQETIRKAVAGLLRDFDDRYWMEKDRDHAFPKEFYATVADGGWLGITIPEEYGGHGLGITEASLLLEEVARSGGGMNAASAIHLSIFGMHPVVVHGSDELKRRNLPRVARGDLHVCFGVTEPGAGLDTTSITTYARRDGDHYVVSGRKVWISKALESEKILLLTRTSRLDEVDRRTDGMTLFLTDLDRDRVDIRPIPKMGRNAVTSNELFIDELRVPVEDRVGEEGQGFRYLLDGLNPERMLIAAEALGIGRVALDRAVRYGCEREVFGRPIGMNQGIQFPLADALAHLDAAELVLRKATWLYDRGRPCGREANTAKYLCADAGFAAADRALQTHGGMGYSEEYPVARLFREARLMRIAPVSQEMVLNYLGSHTLGLPRSY from the coding sequence GTGGACTTCGAGCTGACTGAGGACCAGGAGACGATCCGCAAGGCCGTGGCCGGCCTTCTGCGCGACTTCGACGACCGGTACTGGATGGAGAAGGACCGGGACCACGCATTCCCCAAGGAGTTCTACGCCACCGTCGCGGACGGCGGCTGGCTCGGGATCACCATCCCGGAGGAGTACGGCGGCCACGGACTCGGCATCACGGAGGCGTCACTGCTGCTGGAGGAGGTCGCCCGCTCGGGCGGCGGCATGAACGCCGCCAGCGCGATCCACCTGTCGATCTTCGGCATGCATCCGGTGGTGGTGCACGGTTCCGACGAGCTGAAGAGGCGCAACCTGCCCCGCGTCGCGCGCGGCGACCTGCATGTGTGCTTCGGGGTGACGGAGCCCGGCGCCGGACTGGACACGACGAGCATCACCACGTACGCCCGCAGGGACGGCGACCACTACGTCGTCAGCGGGCGCAAGGTGTGGATCTCCAAAGCCCTGGAGTCGGAGAAGATCCTGCTGCTGACGCGCACGTCGAGGCTCGACGAGGTCGACAGGCGCACGGACGGCATGACGCTGTTCCTGACCGATCTCGACCGCGACCGGGTGGACATCCGCCCGATCCCGAAGATGGGCCGTAACGCCGTCACGTCGAACGAACTGTTCATCGACGAGCTGCGGGTCCCCGTCGAGGACCGGGTCGGCGAGGAGGGGCAGGGGTTCCGCTACCTCCTCGACGGCCTGAACCCGGAGCGGATGCTGATCGCCGCCGAGGCGCTCGGCATCGGCCGGGTGGCCCTGGACCGGGCCGTACGGTACGGCTGCGAGCGGGAGGTGTTCGGCCGCCCGATCGGCATGAACCAGGGCATCCAGTTCCCGCTGGCCGACGCGCTCGCCCACCTCGACGCCGCAGAGCTCGTGCTGCGCAAGGCGACCTGGCTCTACGACCGGGGCCGACCGTGTGGGCGGGAGGCCAACACCGCCAAGTACCTGTGCGCGGACGCCGGCTTCGCGGCCGCGGACCGGGCACTGCAGACGCACGGCGGCATGGGCTACTCCGAGGAGTATCCCGTGGCCCGCCTCTTCCGCGAGGCCCGCCTGATGCGGATCGCGCCGGTCAGCCAGGAGATGGTCCTGAACTACCTGGGCTCACACACGCTCGGCCTGCCCAGAAGCTACTGA
- a CDS encoding enoyl-CoA hydratase/isomerase family protein, with amino-acid sequence MTDVSPVLTVTADGAVRIVTLNRPDRLNGVSAELHRRLSQVWRELAEDTEARAVVLTGAGRAFSAGGDFDHLLRHHHDAELRERSIRLDRTIQTDMIRFPLPVIAAVNGPAVGLGCSLAVGCDLVLMAEDAYLADPHISVGLVAGDGGVTLWPLLTSLLRVKEYLFTGDRIPAATAVELGLANRVVPGPDLMREALALAHRLAGQPPEALRATKAALAAVVEQVSRGGMEAALLAERSTMTSPDHIRIVNDLASRASRRPTTTAEED; translated from the coding sequence ATGACCGACGTGAGCCCCGTCCTGACCGTGACCGCCGACGGAGCTGTCCGCATCGTCACGCTGAACCGGCCCGACCGCCTCAACGGTGTCTCCGCGGAGCTGCACCGCCGGCTGTCCCAGGTGTGGCGCGAGCTCGCGGAGGACACTGAAGCGCGGGCCGTCGTCCTCACAGGCGCGGGCCGGGCGTTCAGCGCGGGCGGCGACTTCGACCACCTGCTCCGCCACCACCACGACGCGGAACTGCGCGAACGCTCGATCCGGCTCGACCGGACGATCCAGACGGACATGATCCGCTTCCCACTGCCGGTCATCGCCGCCGTCAACGGCCCTGCGGTGGGCCTCGGTTGCTCTCTGGCCGTAGGCTGCGACCTCGTCCTCATGGCCGAGGACGCCTATCTCGCGGACCCGCACATCTCGGTCGGCCTGGTGGCGGGCGACGGCGGGGTGACCCTCTGGCCGCTGCTGACGAGCCTCCTGCGGGTGAAGGAGTACCTGTTCACCGGGGACCGCATCCCGGCCGCCACCGCAGTCGAACTAGGCCTGGCCAACCGCGTCGTCCCCGGACCCGACCTGATGCGCGAGGCCCTGGCCCTGGCCCACCGGCTCGCGGGCCAGCCCCCGGAGGCGCTGCGGGCGACGAAGGCAGCGCTCGCCGCGGTGGTCGAACAGGTCTCGCGCGGCGGTATGGAGGCGGCACTGCTGGCCGAGCGCTCCACCATGACCAGCCCCGACCACATCCGCATCGTCAACGACCTCGCCTCCCGCGCGAGCCGTCGCCCCACCACCACGGCCGAGGAGGACTGA
- a CDS encoding acyl-CoA dehydrogenase family protein produces the protein MTGTTDVPLDFGDPADLERLRQDFRTWLADHPLPERGADEPLPLFLHRWHRQLHSGGWVGLDVPQEYGGRGLTALHQVAVSDELGARGAPGVPRIGYLAHALLRFGSEEQRRRLLPRMLRGDDVWCQGFSEPGAGSDLVGMSTGAERRPEGHYVVNGQKLWTSYAQYSRLCLLLARTGLPPAPGSADGAGTPAASPHTSISAFVLPLDRPGVTVRPLRAANGDDEFCELFLDDVRLEESERIGSEGDGWPLAMTTVAYERNALDTGHLSKYGLLVERLRRAADERRGTLADGLLSDIGRCAVDYQVLVAHARRRTAERLAGQGAGPESSVDKLLMTRAEQRLYETALKVFPEELYGEGADVLSDYFYSRAASVYGGTSQIQRNIIAKRLLSLPADRRA, from the coding sequence ATGACCGGCACGACGGACGTGCCCCTGGACTTCGGTGACCCGGCCGACCTGGAACGCCTGCGCCAGGACTTCCGCACCTGGCTGGCCGACCATCCGCTGCCCGAACGGGGCGCGGACGAGCCGCTTCCCCTCTTCCTGCACCGCTGGCACCGCCAACTGCACTCCGGCGGCTGGGTCGGCCTCGACGTACCGCAGGAGTACGGAGGCCGGGGCCTGACGGCGCTGCACCAGGTGGCCGTCAGCGACGAACTCGGGGCGCGCGGCGCGCCCGGCGTCCCCCGCATCGGCTATCTCGCCCACGCCCTGCTGCGGTTCGGCTCGGAGGAGCAGCGCCGCCGCCTGCTGCCGCGCATGCTGCGCGGCGACGACGTGTGGTGCCAGGGCTTCAGCGAGCCCGGCGCCGGCTCGGACCTCGTCGGCATGAGCACCGGCGCCGAGCGGCGGCCCGAGGGCCACTACGTCGTCAATGGCCAGAAGCTGTGGACGAGTTACGCCCAGTACTCACGTCTGTGCCTGCTCCTGGCCCGCACCGGTCTCCCCCCGGCCCCCGGTTCCGCGGACGGCGCGGGGACTCCCGCCGCTTCCCCGCACACCTCGATCTCGGCGTTCGTACTGCCGCTGGACCGGCCCGGCGTGACCGTACGGCCGCTGCGCGCCGCGAACGGCGACGACGAGTTCTGCGAGCTGTTCCTCGACGACGTACGCCTGGAGGAGTCCGAGCGGATCGGCTCCGAGGGCGACGGCTGGCCGCTGGCGATGACGACGGTGGCGTACGAGCGCAACGCCCTGGACACCGGTCACCTGTCGAAGTACGGGCTGCTGGTCGAACGGCTGCGGCGCGCCGCGGACGAACGACGCGGCACGCTCGCGGACGGGCTGCTGTCGGACATCGGCCGGTGTGCCGTCGACTACCAGGTCCTCGTCGCCCACGCCCGGCGCCGGACCGCCGAGCGGCTCGCCGGACAGGGCGCGGGCCCGGAGTCGTCCGTGGACAAGCTGCTGATGACCCGTGCCGAGCAGCGGTTGTACGAGACCGCGCTGAAGGTGTTCCCCGAGGAACTGTACGGGGAGGGCGCGGACGTCCTGAGCGACTACTTCTACTCGCGGGCCGCGTCCGTGTACGGCGGCACGTCCCAGATCCAGCGGAACATCATCGCCAAACGGCTGTTGAGCCTGCCCGCCGACCGCCGTGCCTGA
- a CDS encoding TetR/AcrR family transcriptional regulator, which produces MSAVPTEPVETPEPAWRQRAVERSTRAAKLRAEQRVQRFLDAAHELIADKGTTDFTVQEVVERSRQSLRSFYQHFDGKHELLLALFEDALSKSATEIRESAATGRDPLARLKIAVELLYDSCKPRTGRQSPLFTDFAIQLLVSHPDQVASAHLPLLSYFVELVEEAATGGQVTVSKPRRTASLIMQTAMFTAQAPTAPVGAHPSPISVEEVWEFCLGGITGGAASTPAPTDSPEPAAASTAKKTGAAKKTSTKKTTPVTDTAKKAASATKPPTGGASSRRSAT; this is translated from the coding sequence ATGAGTGCCGTCCCCACAGAACCGGTCGAGACCCCCGAGCCCGCCTGGCGGCAGCGCGCCGTCGAGCGTTCCACCCGGGCGGCGAAGCTGCGCGCCGAGCAACGCGTGCAGCGCTTCCTGGACGCCGCCCACGAGTTGATCGCCGACAAGGGCACCACTGACTTCACGGTGCAGGAGGTGGTGGAGCGCTCCCGGCAGTCGCTGCGCAGCTTCTACCAGCACTTCGACGGAAAGCACGAGCTGTTGCTCGCGCTGTTCGAGGACGCGCTGTCGAAGTCGGCCACCGAGATCCGGGAGAGCGCAGCAACGGGACGGGACCCGCTGGCGCGACTGAAGATCGCCGTCGAGCTGCTGTACGACTCCTGCAAGCCCCGCACCGGCCGCCAGTCCCCGCTCTTCACCGACTTCGCCATCCAGTTGCTGGTCAGCCACCCGGACCAGGTGGCCAGCGCCCATCTCCCACTGCTCAGCTACTTCGTCGAGCTGGTGGAGGAGGCCGCCACGGGCGGGCAGGTCACGGTCTCCAAGCCGCGTCGTACCGCCTCCCTGATCATGCAGACGGCCATGTTCACGGCCCAGGCCCCCACGGCCCCGGTCGGAGCCCACCCGTCACCGATCAGCGTCGAGGAGGTGTGGGAGTTCTGCCTGGGCGGGATCACGGGCGGAGCGGCAAGCACCCCCGCACCGACGGACAGCCCGGAGCCTGCCGCGGCATCCACGGCGAAGAAGACCGGCGCGGCTAAGAAGACCTCCACGAAGAAGACCACCCCGGTCACCGACACCGCCAAGAAGGCCGCGTCTGCGACCAAGCCCCCCACGGGCGGCGCGAGTTCGCGCCGTTCGGCAACCTGA
- a CDS encoding acyl-CoA dehydrogenase family protein, with product MEFELDEEQRLLRRTVREAIAKVRGRPEAQQWDTYLRLGWLEAPPLELALILEELGYAADPTPFLATATWFAPLTGRLPTGSGTAVFDGAGRYVLDADRADEVAVLTTGGVVVVPGARLAAERVPALDPHLHLAHVDAGHADGAGDLVAEVPDLALLGLAATCVGACRRILDLVLDHVKQREQFGRPLGSFQAVKHKAADMHVAIERARALTHFCALTIAEDDPRRADAAHMAKAAAGECQRLVFRHGLQLFGAMGFTWENELQYYLKRAQACDLLLGSAAVHRKALLVP from the coding sequence GTGGAGTTCGAGCTCGACGAGGAGCAGCGGCTGCTGCGGCGAACGGTGCGCGAGGCGATCGCCAAGGTGCGTGGCCGGCCCGAGGCGCAGCAGTGGGACACCTATCTCCGGCTCGGCTGGCTGGAGGCGCCCCCGCTGGAACTCGCCCTCATCCTCGAGGAACTGGGCTACGCCGCCGACCCGACGCCGTTCCTGGCCACCGCCACCTGGTTCGCGCCGCTCACCGGCCGCCTCCCCACGGGCAGTGGCACCGCGGTCTTCGACGGCGCCGGGCGCTACGTCCTGGACGCGGACCGGGCCGACGAGGTCGCCGTGCTCACCACCGGCGGTGTCGTCGTCGTCCCCGGGGCGCGGCTCGCCGCCGAACGGGTCCCCGCGCTCGACCCGCATCTGCACCTCGCGCACGTCGACGCCGGCCACGCCGACGGTGCCGGTGACCTTGTCGCCGAAGTGCCCGACCTCGCCCTCCTCGGGCTCGCCGCCACCTGCGTGGGCGCCTGCCGGCGCATCCTCGACCTCGTCCTGGACCATGTGAAGCAGCGGGAGCAGTTCGGCCGCCCGCTCGGCTCGTTCCAGGCCGTCAAGCACAAGGCGGCCGACATGCACGTGGCGATCGAACGCGCCCGCGCTCTCACCCACTTCTGCGCCCTGACGATCGCGGAGGACGACCCGCGCCGCGCCGACGCCGCCCACATGGCGAAGGCGGCGGCGGGGGAGTGCCAGCGCCTCGTCTTCCGGCACGGACTGCAGCTGTTCGGCGCCATGGGATTCACCTGGGAGAACGAACTGCAGTATTACCTCAAACGCGCCCAGGCCTGCGACCTGCTCCTCGGCAGCGCGGCCGTCCACAGGAAGGCACTGCTGGTCCCGTGA
- a CDS encoding SDR family NAD(P)-dependent oxidoreductase, whose amino-acid sequence MTDRTGLFDLTGRSALVTGAAGGIGSAVAGALARAGAAVLVTDADEAAATAVADKLTAAGLTARGAALDVRDRSAADAAASRAAALTDGTLHILVNNAGVTAPAMFENLEEESFRRVVDIHVVGAFHCTRAALAYLPTDGTGRIINVTSSAGLTGTLGQVNYSVAKAGIIGFTKSLARELARKQILVNALAPLAATPMTETIRNDPKFSDRMLARIPLGRWADPDEVAGAFVFLASDAASFVTGQVLPVDGGLVI is encoded by the coding sequence ATGACCGACCGTACGGGACTCTTCGACCTCACAGGCCGCTCGGCGCTGGTGACCGGCGCCGCCGGCGGTATCGGTTCGGCGGTGGCCGGGGCACTCGCCCGGGCCGGCGCCGCGGTGCTCGTCACCGACGCCGACGAGGCGGCGGCGACCGCCGTCGCCGACAAGCTCACGGCCGCCGGCCTCACGGCCCGGGGCGCCGCCCTCGACGTACGGGACCGGTCGGCGGCCGACGCCGCCGCATCCCGGGCCGCCGCCCTGACCGACGGCACCCTGCACATCCTCGTCAACAACGCCGGCGTCACGGCGCCGGCCATGTTCGAGAACCTCGAGGAGGAGTCCTTCCGGCGTGTCGTCGACATCCATGTCGTGGGCGCCTTCCACTGCACCCGGGCGGCGCTCGCGTACCTGCCGACGGACGGGACCGGACGCATCATCAACGTCACGTCGTCGGCCGGCCTGACCGGCACCCTCGGCCAGGTGAACTACTCGGTGGCCAAGGCCGGCATCATCGGGTTCACCAAGTCCCTCGCCCGCGAACTGGCCAGGAAGCAGATCCTCGTCAACGCCCTGGCGCCGCTCGCCGCGACGCCGATGACGGAGACGATACGCAACGACCCGAAGTTCTCGGACCGGATGCTCGCGCGCATTCCCCTGGGCCGGTGGGCCGATCCGGACGAGGTGGCGGGGGCGTTCGTGTTCCTCGCCTCCGACGCGGCCTCCTTCGTCACCGGTCAGGTGCTGCCGGTGGACGGCGGGCTGGTCATCTGA
- a CDS encoding FadR/GntR family transcriptional regulator — protein MPTPQPLSPRTPRFDTLSVPKASDVLAAEVRERILAGDLPEGTPLPPERQLVEQTGLSRATVREALRILEVERLVAIRPGRGGGAFVHRPGRESLANTVQLVIRGQQIRLEALHETREAIEPACAAFAAARRSEQDLADLDRAHAELVGAGDDIRRFLLANVGWHNAVAKAGGNELLIGFLSALSESIYAATNLERFMDAGIREVTARAHAKVTEAIRAKDAAAARRRMSRHVCGFARAASEVDRREQVGLTESEG, from the coding sequence GTGCCCACCCCCCAGCCCCTCTCCCCGCGCACCCCGCGCTTCGACACGCTCTCCGTCCCCAAGGCCTCGGACGTGCTGGCGGCCGAGGTACGCGAACGCATCCTGGCCGGGGACCTGCCGGAGGGCACACCGCTGCCCCCGGAGCGTCAGCTGGTCGAGCAGACGGGGCTGAGCCGGGCGACCGTACGGGAGGCGCTGCGCATCCTGGAGGTCGAGCGGCTGGTCGCGATCCGGCCGGGGCGCGGGGGCGGGGCCTTCGTGCACCGGCCGGGCCGGGAATCCCTGGCGAACACCGTGCAGTTGGTCATCAGAGGTCAGCAGATCCGGTTGGAGGCGCTGCACGAGACCCGTGAGGCGATCGAGCCGGCGTGCGCCGCGTTCGCCGCCGCCCGGCGCAGCGAGCAGGACCTGGCCGACCTGGACCGCGCCCATGCCGAGCTGGTCGGGGCCGGTGACGACATCCGGCGTTTCCTGCTGGCCAACGTCGGCTGGCACAACGCCGTGGCGAAGGCGGGCGGCAACGAGCTGCTCATCGGGTTCCTGAGCGCGCTGTCGGAGTCGATCTACGCCGCCACCAACCTGGAGCGGTTCATGGACGCCGGTATCCGCGAGGTCACCGCCCGCGCGCACGCGAAGGTCACCGAGGCCATCAGGGCGAAGGACGCGGCGGCGGCCCGGCGGCGGATGAGCCGCCATGTGTGCGGGTTCGCGCGGGCCGCCTCGGAGGTGGACCGCCGGGAGCAGGTGGGACTGACGGAGTCCGAGGGCTGA
- a CDS encoding FadD3 family acyl-CoA ligase, which yields MRHDLEFQSIPHVVRVSARRFGDAPALVDGELRLTFRELEGRMMQAVRSALALGIGPGDRVGLCAPNSAEWIVAALGIQGAGGVVVPLNTRFKAAEISYILRRAGAKALFAASSFLGTDYIADLRRADPELPALRTTVSLPGDTDTLSWRQFLARGAEFTEPAAHDSIDLLTADHISDVMFTSGTTGHPKGVILTHGQTLRAYGWMSTEYTFNVLDSFLVIPPFFHCFGYKAGWLASLMHGVTVIPMAVFDAGRALQIIHEERVSIILGPPTIFHDLLNHPDRSRYDLTSLRVSMTGGTTIPESLIRAMKKDLSFDIVLSAYGLTESTALVSTTRIGDTEETVARTTGRAIPDVEIRIADDDGQQVPAGGEGEVLVRGYNVTRGYWNDPEATATTIDPDGWLHTGDIGRVDAAGNLAIVDRKKEMYIVGGFNAYPAEIEKLLLGYEPIGQVAVIGVPDERLGEVGCAFVVRAPGTDVTEEDVIAWAREHMANFKAPRHVRFVDVLPRNAGQKVLKHELRARYGG from the coding sequence ATGCGACACGACCTGGAATTCCAGAGCATTCCGCACGTGGTGAGAGTCTCCGCCCGGCGCTTCGGTGACGCCCCGGCCCTCGTCGACGGCGAACTGCGCCTCACCTTTCGGGAGTTGGAGGGCCGAATGATGCAAGCGGTGCGCTCGGCGCTCGCGCTGGGCATCGGACCGGGCGACCGGGTCGGCCTCTGCGCGCCGAACTCGGCGGAGTGGATCGTGGCCGCCCTCGGCATCCAGGGCGCCGGGGGTGTCGTCGTGCCGCTCAACACCCGTTTCAAGGCGGCGGAGATCTCCTACATCCTGCGCAGGGCCGGCGCGAAGGCCCTGTTCGCCGCCTCCTCCTTCCTCGGCACCGACTACATCGCCGACCTCCGGCGCGCCGACCCCGAACTGCCCGCGCTGCGGACCACGGTGTCGTTGCCGGGCGATACGGACACCCTCTCCTGGCGTCAGTTCCTCGCGCGTGGCGCGGAGTTCACCGAACCAGCCGCCCACGACTCCATCGACCTGCTCACTGCGGACCACATCTCCGACGTCATGTTCACCTCCGGCACCACCGGCCACCCCAAGGGCGTGATCCTCACCCACGGGCAGACCCTGCGGGCCTACGGCTGGATGTCCACGGAGTACACCTTCAACGTCTTGGACAGCTTCCTGGTCATTCCGCCGTTCTTCCACTGCTTCGGCTACAAGGCGGGCTGGCTCGCCTCCCTGATGCACGGTGTGACGGTGATCCCCATGGCCGTCTTCGACGCCGGGCGCGCCCTTCAGATCATCCACGAGGAGCGGGTCAGCATCATCCTCGGGCCGCCGACCATCTTCCACGACCTGCTCAACCACCCGGACCGGTCCCGGTACGACCTGACGTCGCTGCGGGTGTCCATGACGGGTGGCACGACGATTCCGGAGTCGCTGATCCGGGCGATGAAGAAGGACCTGTCCTTCGACATCGTGCTGAGCGCCTACGGTCTCACCGAGTCGACCGCGCTGGTCTCCACGACCCGGATCGGCGACACGGAGGAGACGGTGGCCCGCACCACCGGCCGCGCGATCCCGGACGTCGAGATCCGTATCGCCGACGACGACGGCCAGCAGGTGCCGGCCGGCGGGGAGGGCGAGGTCCTGGTCCGCGGCTACAACGTCACCCGCGGCTACTGGAACGACCCCGAGGCCACCGCCACGACGATCGATCCCGACGGCTGGCTGCACACCGGCGACATCGGCCGCGTCGACGCGGCAGGCAACCTGGCGATCGTCGACCGCAAGAAAGAGATGTACATCGTCGGCGGCTTCAACGCCTACCCGGCGGAGATCGAGAAACTGCTCCTCGGCTACGAACCGATCGGCCAGGTCGCCGTGATCGGCGTCCCGGACGAGCGGCTCGGCGAGGTCGGCTGCGCCTTCGTCGTGCGCGCGCCGGGAACCGACGTCACGGAAGAGGATGTCATCGCATGGGCCAGAGAACACATGGCCAACTTCAAGGCACCCCGCCATGTGCGCTTCGTGGACGTGCTGCCGCGCAACGCCGGCCAGAAGGTCCTCAAGCACGAGCTGCGCGCCAGGTACGGGGGCTGA
- a CDS encoding acyl-CoA dehydrogenase family protein: protein MKLTDDPEVEEFRAEFSDFLDAHLPAEAEARERAGSSAHVPEWARRWQRTLFDAGWLLPGQPPEFGGRGATLPQQLAHLEELARRRIYHSFNPQGLGIIAASLITFGTEEQKRRWAVPILRAEITAALGMSEPEAGSDLASLRTRAVPAPDGFVVDGQKIWTSGAHDADVLLTFVRTDPDAPRHRGISALLIPTDTEGVERRPFGSIAAEDDLDFNEVFLTGVRVPRENLVGPLNEGWRVANGSLGHERTLLWLSYAERLEDLLRDSRDTGADQDWYATLRMDLTALRLLGYRQLGEDRDPAEISVLKLLGSEAVQSASLHALEAHGAEGLSHPVRTGPYRHMHHEHFISSWFERYARSFAGTIAGGTSEIQRNIIAERILGLPR from the coding sequence ATGAAGCTCACCGACGATCCGGAAGTGGAGGAGTTCCGTGCGGAGTTCTCCGACTTCCTCGACGCCCACCTGCCCGCCGAGGCCGAGGCGCGCGAACGCGCGGGGTCCAGTGCGCATGTCCCCGAGTGGGCGCGCCGCTGGCAGCGCACCCTGTTCGACGCGGGCTGGCTGCTGCCGGGCCAGCCGCCCGAGTTCGGCGGTCGCGGCGCCACCCTGCCCCAGCAGCTCGCGCACCTGGAGGAGCTGGCCCGCCGCCGGATCTACCACAGCTTCAACCCGCAGGGCCTCGGCATCATTGCCGCTTCGCTGATCACCTTCGGGACCGAGGAGCAGAAGCGCCGCTGGGCCGTGCCGATCCTGCGTGCCGAGATCACCGCCGCGCTCGGCATGAGCGAACCCGAGGCCGGTTCCGACCTCGCCTCCCTGCGTACCAGGGCGGTGCCCGCGCCCGACGGGTTCGTGGTCGACGGCCAGAAGATCTGGACCTCGGGCGCCCATGACGCCGACGTCCTGCTCACCTTCGTCCGCACCGACCCGGACGCGCCCAGGCACCGGGGCATCAGTGCCCTGCTGATCCCCACGGACACCGAGGGCGTGGAACGCCGCCCGTTCGGTTCGATCGCCGCCGAGGACGACCTCGACTTCAACGAGGTGTTCCTCACCGGCGTGCGCGTGCCGCGCGAGAACCTCGTCGGCCCGCTGAACGAGGGCTGGCGGGTGGCGAACGGCTCCCTCGGTCACGAGCGCACGCTGCTGTGGCTGTCGTACGCCGAACGGCTCGAGGACCTGCTGCGCGACTCGCGCGACACCGGGGCGGACCAGGACTGGTACGCCACCCTCCGCATGGACCTGACGGCCCTGCGGCTGCTCGGCTACCGCCAACTCGGCGAGGACCGCGACCCGGCGGAGATCTCCGTACTCAAACTGCTCGGCTCGGAGGCAGTCCAGTCCGCCTCTCTGCACGCGCTGGAGGCGCACGGCGCCGAGGGCCTCTCGCATCCGGTGCGCACGGGCCCGTACCGCCACATGCACCACGAGCACTTCATCTCCAGCTGGTTCGAGCGGTACGCGCGCAGCTTCGCCGGCACCATCGCCGGCGGCACCAGCGAGATCCAGCGCAACATCATCGCCGAGCGCATCCTCGGCCTGCCGCGCTAG